In Salvelinus namaycush isolate Seneca chromosome 37, SaNama_1.0, whole genome shotgun sequence, the following are encoded in one genomic region:
- the LOC120031644 gene encoding death-associated protein kinase 2-like — protein MAQIKQQNVEDYYEIGEVLGSGHFGQVRAVLERASGVRWAGKFLKLRRSASSRLGLERKSVEREVEILQSLQHANVMALRDVFESRAEVVLIVELISGGELFDFIAEKESLSEEEAIEFLKQILKGVGFMHTKNIAHFDLKPENIMLADKMMPHPHIKIIDFGLAHRLKQGEEYRSLSGTPQYIAPEVINYEPLSEAADMWSIGVITYILERMTANECLVHPWIKPLTRKQAANRSRSSINMKSFKKFNAKRKWKMSFNMVWACNRLFRLQLQCKSRSQEDPELRQCESDQEDTETKPASLIRRRLSSSS, from the exons ATGGCTCAGATTAAACAGCAGAATGTGGAGGACTACTATGAGATTGGAGAGGTTCTTGGCAG TGGTCACTTTGGGCAAGTGCGTGCGGTGCTGGAGCGGGCATCCGGGGTCCGCTGGGCGGGGAAGTTCCTGAAGCTGCGTCGGAGCGCCAGTAGTCGCCTGGGCCTGGAGAGGAAGAGtgtggagagggaggtggagatacTGCAGAGCCTGCAGCACGCCAACGTCATGGCCCTCAGGGACGTGTTTGAGAGTCGCGCCGAGGTGGTGCTCATCGTGGAGCT TATCAGTGGTGGGGAGCTGTTTGATTTCATAGCAGAGAAGGAGAGCTTGTCTGAGGAGGAGGCCATAGAGTTCCTGAAGCAGATCCTCAAGGGAGTTGGCTTTATGCACACTAAGAACATTGCCCACTTTGACCTCAAG CCAGAGAACATCATGCTGGCAGACAAGATGATGCCACACCCCCACATCAAGATCATTGACTTTGGACTGGCCCATCGCCTCAAACAGGGGGAGGAGTACAGGAGCCTCTCTGGGACCCCACAGTACATCG CCCCTGAGGTGATTAACTACGAACCCCTGAGCGAGGCAGCCGACATGTG GAGTATTGGTGTGATAACCTACATATT agagagaatgacagcGAATGAATGTCTAGTACACCCTTGGATCAAG CCCCTCACGCGTAAACAGGCGGCTAACAGAAGTCGATCATCCATCAACATGAAAAGCTTCAAGAAGTTCAACGCCAAGAGGAAATGGAAG ATGTCGTTTAACATGGTGTGGGCGTGTAACAGATTATTTCGCCTGCAGTTGCAGTGTAAAAGCAGGTCGCAGGAGGACCCGGAACTG AGGCAGTGTGAGAGCGACCAGGAGGACACGGAGACCAAGCCTGCTTCTCTCATTCGCCGCAGACTCAGCAGCAGTTCCTAA
- the LOC120031319 gene encoding transmembrane protein 79-like: MSEILPSNLELLEDSPSKTRRVTAEPQPPTWGEEEKVIKELGEDLEKRREGVVEEDEMVSSAKLEPTTLRWPGDRDVETTTKNRSALTAKEDKVRGKRDDPEGERRRVYSMCTSLHEGESQMESERGLDLGAERMRMEEEWMGREVQHPGLCKRGEKVQVEIEEDGMNSLPEKAAQVFNPSITILHSSSAPTSPRDREVFWDVDAEKSLLLIPQGTPPDGYYHDWPVERGSSKCGCDCANRDALKVGVSVFTAALIFPLLVWGGYVFLPFDAPLLDSAPLRLVYTLRCSVFAVVPIILGWMVLGVSRMRLGNVKPLCEMEAREVGVHRRYVDDSVTLFLLYFLQLAVMAPYLSQDLLKLVPLLTIIFAFGRLMYWVAAALGSSVRGFGFGLSFLPTVAMLGANLYFIFTMDAGGTIFAQDVVHQQDQPPASRQRFWG; encoded by the exons ATGTCTGAGATCCTGCCGTCAAACCTGGAGCTGCTAGAAGACAGCCCCTCCAAAACCAGACGGGTGACTGCTGAACCCCAACCCCCAAcatggggggaagaggagaaggtgATTAAAGAATTGGGGGAAGATTTGGAAAAGAGGAGGGAAGGAGTGGTGGAGGAAGACGAAATGGTTAGTTCGGCTAAATTGGAGCCTACCACTCTGCGATGGCCGGGTGACAGGGATGTAGAGACAACTACAAAGAACAGAAGTGCATTGACTGCGAAAGAAGATAAGGTAAGGGGAAAGAGGGATGAccctgagggagagaggaggagggtgtacTCCATGTGCACCTCTCTTCACGAAGGAGAAAGccagatggagagtgagagagggctggATTTGGGAGCAGAGAGAATGAGAATGGAGGAAGAATGGATGGGGAGAGAGGTGCAGCACCCAGGGCTGTGTAAGAGAGGGGAGAAGGTGCAGGTAGAGATAGAAGAAGATGGTATGAACTCTTTGCCTGAGAAGGCAGCGCAGGTCTTCAACCCATCCATTACCATCCTACACTCCTCTAGTGCTCCGACGTCTCCCAGAGATAGGGAGGTATTCTGGGATGTGGACGCAGAGAAGAGCCTCCTCCTCATTCCCCAGGGAACCCCGCCTGATGGCTACTACCACGACTGGCCAGTGGAGCGGGGGTCCTCAAAAT GTGGGTGTGACTGTGCCAACAGGGATGCTCTCAAAGTGGGAGTGTCTGTGTTCACTGCAGCTCTGATTTTCCCCCTCCTAGTGTGGGGGGGCTATGTCTTCCTGCCTTTTGATGCCCCACTGCTGGACAGTGCCCCCCTCAGGCTGGTCTACACACTGCGCTGCTCTGTCTTCGCTGTGGTGCCCATCATACTGG GCTGGATGGTGCTGGGTGTCTCCAGGATGCGGTTGGGGAATGTGAAGCCGCTGTGTGAGATGGAGGCCAGGGAAGTGGGTGTGCACCGGCGCTATGTGGATGACTCCGTCACCCTCTTCCTGCTCTACTTCCTGCAGCTAGCCGTAATGGCGCCCTACCTGAGCCAGGACCTGCTCAAACTGGTGCCCCTGCTCACCATCATCTTTGCCTTCGGCAG GCTGATGTACTGGGTGGCAGCTGCACTGGGCAGCAGTGTTCGGGGCTTTGGCTTCGGCCTGTCCTTCCTGCCCACCGTGGCCATGCTGGGTGCCAATCTCTACTTCATCTTCACCATGGACGCTGGGGGCACCATCTTTGCCCAGGATGTGGTGCACCAACAAGACCAACCCCCAGCCTCCCGCCAGAGGTTCTGGGGATAG